Proteins from a genomic interval of uncultured Desulfuromusa sp.:
- a CDS encoding roadblock/LC7 domain-containing protein, whose product MLGPQSSLVMYDEEYQRILLLLERLLRESNSKVIFLVDKNGQLIAATGETANLDTTSLASLTAGNIAATGGLAKLIGEKEFSILFHEGEKDNIHISIIGGRVILVVIFDQRSSLGLVRLRVKKASRDLALVFEDLVNKTKQESVSTNTPSPFAEITDDDIDNLFN is encoded by the coding sequence ATGCTTGGTCCCCAATCATCTCTGGTTATGTATGACGAAGAGTACCAGCGGATTCTGCTTTTATTAGAAAGATTGTTACGAGAATCGAATTCCAAGGTTATCTTTCTGGTTGATAAGAATGGTCAGTTGATTGCTGCAACTGGTGAGACGGCAAATCTGGATACGACAAGTCTTGCCTCCTTGACCGCTGGGAATATTGCTGCCACGGGGGGGTTGGCTAAGCTGATTGGTGAAAAAGAATTTTCGATTCTGTTTCATGAAGGCGAGAAGGACAATATTCATATTTCCATTATTGGTGGACGTGTCATTCTTGTTGTTATCTTTGATCAGCGAAGTTCCCTTGGGCTGGTACGCCTAAGAGTTAAAAAGGCCAGTAGAGATCTTGCTCTGGTTTTTGAGGATTTGGTGAACAAAACAAAACAGGAGTCTGTATCAACCAACACTCCCAGTCCATTTGCTGAAATAACAGATGATGACATTGACAATCTTTTCAACTAA
- the mqnB gene encoding futalosine hydrolase — protein MLLILAATSLETKLLRQNMTRVQFLSSGSIKIIAGSLEDQDILLCHGGIGQVNMAIQLTKILNAHSPSAVFLCGCGGCYPDSGLEIGDLALADIEIFGDLGVTTDDKFIPLDHLDIPQDKQLTPVIKQSIPLDPELFIWAQQILADVTCGPFVTINCCSGTSDSSINLQQRTGGICENMEGAAAAQVCSEFNVPLLELRGISNPTGTRDPQLWDIDRGTETAQRGILKLLKHWPSR, from the coding sequence ATGTTACTGATCCTTGCTGCAACCTCCCTGGAGACAAAACTTCTGCGTCAAAACATGACCCGGGTTCAATTCCTCTCAAGCGGGTCGATCAAAATCATTGCAGGATCCCTGGAAGATCAGGACATCCTTCTTTGCCACGGAGGAATTGGTCAGGTTAACATGGCAATTCAATTAACAAAAATCTTGAATGCCCATTCTCCCTCGGCTGTCTTCCTGTGCGGTTGCGGCGGATGCTACCCGGATAGCGGTCTTGAGATTGGAGACCTGGCTTTGGCCGATATTGAAATCTTTGGCGATTTGGGCGTGACCACTGATGACAAATTTATTCCTCTTGATCATCTCGATATTCCACAGGACAAACAACTGACACCTGTGATAAAGCAATCAATTCCTCTCGATCCGGAACTCTTCATCTGGGCACAGCAGATCCTCGCAGATGTCACCTGTGGTCCATTCGTCACCATCAATTGCTGCAGCGGCACCTCGGATTCAAGCATCAACCTGCAACAGCGGACAGGTGGTATTTGCGAAAATATGGAAGGAGCTGCAGCAGCACAGGTTTGTTCGGAATTTAATGTCCCTCTCCTGGAACTGCGTGGCATTTCGAATCCAACCGGGACTCGTGATCCACAACTATGGGACATTGATCGTGGTACTGAGACGGCGCAGCGAGGGATCTTAAAACTACTGAAACACTGGCCCTCCAGATAA
- a CDS encoding 1,4-dihydroxy-6-naphthoate synthase has translation MQQLHLGYSPCPNDTFIFYGLIHGKIPSLEIKFIEQLEDVETLNQLALQSQLDLTKISYHAFGHLRKDYVLLRSGGALGRGCGPLIVAGNNTSMAQLQGKKIAIPGQLTTANLLLQLHSEGYEDVLILPFDQIMAAVAQGKVDAGVIIHESRFTYQQHGLKQVLDLGQWWEEETGCPIPLGGILAKRTLGTKLIHQIDKALRHSIEYAYAHPHEPQAYIKQHAQELDDSVIRNHIDLYVNDFSIDLGDEGIQAVKSLLDRAEKRGIIPSCNLPLFAE, from the coding sequence ATGCAGCAACTGCATCTGGGCTACTCACCCTGCCCTAACGATACATTTATTTTCTATGGCTTGATCCATGGAAAAATTCCCTCCCTGGAGATCAAGTTTATTGAACAGCTTGAAGATGTTGAGACACTTAACCAGTTAGCCTTGCAAAGTCAGCTTGATCTCACAAAAATTTCATATCATGCCTTTGGTCATCTGCGCAAAGACTACGTTCTCTTACGCAGCGGTGGCGCTCTTGGAAGGGGATGCGGCCCTTTGATTGTTGCCGGGAACAACACTTCTATGGCACAACTCCAGGGGAAAAAGATAGCTATTCCCGGACAACTCACAACGGCCAACCTTTTACTTCAACTCCATTCTGAGGGTTATGAAGATGTTCTGATTCTCCCTTTTGATCAAATTATGGCTGCGGTAGCACAAGGAAAAGTGGATGCCGGTGTTATCATTCATGAATCACGCTTTACTTATCAGCAACACGGGTTGAAACAAGTTCTCGATCTGGGGCAATGGTGGGAAGAAGAAACAGGCTGTCCGATTCCTCTGGGGGGGATTCTTGCCAAGCGAACTTTAGGGACAAAATTGATCCATCAGATTGACAAGGCCCTGCGCCACAGCATTGAATATGCTTATGCACATCCCCATGAACCACAAGCCTATATCAAACAGCATGCTCAGGAATTAGATGACAGCGTGATTCGCAATCACATTGATCTCTATGTTAATGACTTCTCCATCGACCTGGGAGATGAAGGGATTCAGGCTGTCAAAAGTCTGCTTGATCGTGCCGAAAAGCGGGGCATCATTCCCTCTTGTAATTTGCCTTTGTTTGCCGAATAG
- the serA gene encoding phosphoglycerate dehydrogenase, which produces MKVLITDEISDNGLLPLNEDPRIQIDKKLGLSIPELHKVIGGYEAIITRSGTLVDKALLDCADNLKIVARAGVGIDNVDVDAASSKGIIVVNAPYGNVNSAAEHTMAIMLSLFRNVPMANSSLKSGDWQRALFTGRELKGKTVGIIGLGKVGGRVARRCRAFEAEVMTYDPYISEKRADDFGVKLLPLEDIIRFSDIITVHTPLNDETRNIVSAESFKGMQDGVIIINCARGGIINEAAMLEALESGKCAGAAFDVWSEEPPKTDVLRKLISHPKMLVTPHLGANTFEAQKNVAVDVSKEIVNYVDGRPMENAVNIPRFDPDQMEHMKPFMQLVSILGDFISQLAPPNPNKITFTYNGKLARFDCAPLSVCGLAALLNHCSDQDVNMVNAGLIAREMGIEVESIRSTETDSFSSLITLSIETAQGRRTIAGTLFEGTPKIVKMRNYAIDFRPEKHMLVINYQDRPGLIGKIGTVLGEADVNIGNMSLGRREKAGEAMVVFSVDSLVDEATLQKVSDAVSAKFIKAVHLDQV; this is translated from the coding sequence ATGAAAGTTCTGATAACCGATGAAATTTCCGATAATGGTTTGCTCCCACTGAATGAAGATCCCCGCATTCAGATCGATAAAAAGCTGGGTTTATCAATCCCTGAGCTTCATAAAGTTATCGGTGGTTATGAAGCGATTATTACCCGCAGTGGAACGCTGGTCGATAAGGCCCTCCTTGATTGCGCCGACAACCTGAAAATTGTTGCCCGTGCCGGGGTTGGAATCGATAATGTTGATGTTGATGCTGCCAGCAGCAAAGGGATTATTGTTGTCAATGCCCCCTACGGCAACGTGAATTCAGCTGCTGAGCATACGATGGCTATTATGCTCTCTCTGTTTCGAAATGTGCCCATGGCAAATAGCAGTCTGAAAAGTGGCGACTGGCAGCGGGCGCTTTTCACGGGTCGTGAACTGAAGGGCAAAACGGTTGGAATTATCGGTCTGGGTAAAGTTGGTGGCCGGGTGGCGCGTAGATGCCGGGCTTTTGAAGCAGAAGTGATGACTTATGACCCCTATATTTCTGAAAAACGTGCTGATGATTTTGGTGTAAAGCTTTTGCCATTGGAAGATATTATCCGTTTTTCTGACATTATTACCGTTCATACTCCGTTAAATGATGAAACGCGCAACATTGTTTCTGCAGAAAGCTTTAAGGGAATGCAGGATGGAGTCATCATTATCAACTGTGCACGAGGTGGTATCATTAACGAAGCCGCCATGCTGGAGGCTTTAGAAAGCGGTAAATGTGCTGGTGCAGCGTTTGATGTCTGGAGTGAAGAACCTCCTAAAACAGATGTTTTGAGAAAATTGATCAGTCATCCCAAAATGCTGGTCACTCCACATCTCGGGGCCAATACCTTTGAAGCACAGAAAAATGTTGCCGTTGATGTCAGTAAAGAGATTGTGAACTATGTTGATGGTCGACCTATGGAAAATGCGGTGAATATCCCCCGCTTTGACCCGGATCAGATGGAACATATGAAGCCATTTATGCAATTGGTTTCCATCCTTGGTGATTTTATCTCCCAGTTGGCACCACCAAACCCCAATAAAATTACTTTCACTTATAATGGCAAGCTGGCTCGCTTTGACTGTGCTCCTTTAAGTGTCTGTGGTTTGGCGGCACTCTTGAATCATTGTTCTGATCAGGATGTTAATATGGTCAATGCCGGTTTGATTGCTCGGGAAATGGGAATTGAAGTTGAGTCCATCCGTTCAACGGAAACCGATTCCTTTTCCAGTCTGATTACATTGAGTATTGAAACTGCTCAGGGGCGCAGGACAATTGCCGGAACCTTATTTGAGGGAACTCCAAAAATCGTCAAGATGCGTAATTATGCCATCGATTTCCGCCCGGAAAAACATATGTTGGTTATCAACTATCAGGATCGTCCAGGGCTGATTGGTAAGATTGGAACCGTTCTCGGAGAGGCAGATGTTAATATCGGGAATATGAGTCTTGGCCGACGGGAGAAAGCTGGGGAAGCAATGGTGGTTTTCTCGGTAGACTCTCTGGTGGATGAAGCCACTTTACAAAAGGTGAGCGATGCCGTCAGTGCAAAGTTTATTAAGGCTGTTCATCTGGACCAGGTGTAA
- a CDS encoding VanZ family protein, with protein sequence MKIRRQDILGFLALSAAVFLFVGGPGPESLRSFRYLWGMGHLFCFALWAYLYVCWRPHLSFKRYLFEIVFFATLFGGLSELIQSQIGREAAWSDLGNDIVGALGGLCFFSESRKTVAVWRLRVLQAPIMLLTLWILLPVSKVLVDDLVSWRQFPLLSGFETPLEKTRWSGSARRRISNDIFFAGTSSLQVELSRQRYSGIGLKDFPRDWSSYGAVSLQVFNPDNENLNLHFRIHDQHHRDYKNVYSDRFNASFDLIPGWNHLEVSLATAEHAPKNRLMDMHHIAGMGLFVGKLTHSRTIYLDDVRLLP encoded by the coding sequence TTGAAAATTAGACGACAAGACATTCTTGGGTTTCTGGCGTTGTCAGCTGCTGTTTTCTTGTTTGTGGGTGGTCCGGGGCCAGAGTCTTTGCGCAGTTTTCGCTATCTCTGGGGAATGGGCCATTTATTCTGCTTTGCTCTCTGGGCTTATCTTTATGTGTGCTGGCGGCCTCATCTCTCTTTTAAACGTTATTTATTTGAAATTGTTTTCTTTGCCACTTTGTTTGGTGGACTCAGTGAGTTAATACAGTCTCAAATTGGTCGTGAAGCAGCCTGGTCAGATTTGGGAAATGATATTGTCGGAGCTTTGGGGGGACTGTGTTTTTTTTCTGAATCAAGAAAGACAGTCGCGGTCTGGCGACTAAGAGTACTCCAAGCTCCTATCATGCTTTTGACTCTTTGGATATTATTGCCTGTCAGCAAAGTTCTTGTGGATGATCTGGTCAGCTGGAGACAGTTCCCGCTTTTGTCTGGTTTTGAGACGCCATTAGAAAAGACTCGCTGGAGTGGGAGTGCGAGACGTAGAATTAGCAATGACATATTTTTTGCGGGGACGTCTTCTCTGCAGGTGGAGTTAAGCCGTCAACGCTACTCAGGTATCGGACTTAAGGATTTTCCCCGCGACTGGAGTTCTTATGGGGCAGTGAGTTTGCAGGTGTTTAATCCTGATAATGAAAACTTAAATCTCCATTTCAGGATTCATGACCAGCATCATCGTGACTATAAGAATGTCTATAGTGATCGTTTTAATGCCAGTTTTGATCTCATTCCCGGATGGAACCACCTCGAGGTTTCTTTAGCAACAGCTGAACATGCCCCTAAAAACCGGCTGATGGATATGCATCATATTGCCGGTATGGGTTTATTTGTTGGCAAGCTGACCCATTCCCGCACGATCTATCTTGATGATGTAAGGCTTCTTCCTTGA
- a CDS encoding PilZ domain-containing protein, with amino-acid sequence MESRIQYSPVRSYQRFKATDRALVLVNRGPESLPYHIMDISEGGLSFRYLGQKLKRSEVKKISLYYNEQLIVDDIPIKTISDHRLRDNIIPVRRGSIRFQELEPDKLSKLEKFIQQFTEAPLPVA; translated from the coding sequence ATGGAAAGTCGTATTCAATATAGCCCAGTGAGATCCTATCAGCGCTTTAAAGCTACTGATCGTGCGTTGGTTCTGGTCAATCGAGGGCCGGAATCCCTCCCATACCATATTATGGATATCAGTGAAGGTGGACTTTCTTTTCGCTATCTTGGACAAAAGCTCAAACGCTCTGAAGTTAAGAAAATCAGTCTTTACTATAACGAGCAATTGATTGTTGATGATATCCCGATCAAAACAATTTCTGATCACCGCCTACGAGACAATATCATTCCTGTTCGCCGAGGAAGTATTCGCTTTCAGGAATTAGAGCCCGATAAATTGAGTAAACTGGAGAAATTTATTCAGCAGTTTACCGAAGCTCCATTACCTGTTGCCTGA
- a CDS encoding PEP-CTERM sorting domain-containing protein, whose amino-acid sequence MKKYFPVLFVVSFLLFATSAFAYTIADNYEGSDGHGYGDVIGSVDQYGIDGINVSFSEKYMTVDIYTGFTESNDSYNTKYGDLFISTNGWSPYGSEPGYTSDDSTNGEDWELVFDTSEGKLYSGFDYLLSTEADPYIQGGFIVRDGQEVLRKDGTGTALSDNSFVDMTSLGDYITYNISLSSLSGATDIGLKWGMTCANDTIEGAVTAPVPEPATMVLLGSGLIGLTLYRRKIKK is encoded by the coding sequence ATGAAAAAGTATTTTCCAGTATTATTTGTTGTTAGCTTTTTGCTTTTTGCAACGTCGGCATTTGCGTATACGATTGCAGATAATTATGAGGGTTCCGATGGCCATGGCTATGGCGATGTTATTGGAAGCGTAGATCAATATGGTATTGATGGAATCAATGTAAGTTTTTCAGAGAAGTATATGACCGTTGATATCTATACTGGTTTTACTGAGTCAAATGATTCTTATAATACGAAATATGGTGATTTATTTATAAGTACCAACGGATGGTCCCCATACGGTAGCGAGCCTGGATATACGAGTGATGATAGCACCAATGGCGAAGATTGGGAGCTTGTTTTTGATACAAGTGAAGGAAAGCTTTATTCCGGGTTCGACTATTTACTGTCGACAGAAGCAGATCCCTATATTCAAGGTGGATTTATTGTTCGTGATGGTCAAGAAGTTTTGCGCAAAGATGGTACAGGAACAGCTTTAAGTGATAATAGCTTTGTGGATATGACATCCCTTGGTGATTATATCACTTACAATATCTCTCTCTCGAGTTTATCTGGTGCCACTGATATTGGTCTTAAATGGGGGATGACATGCGCAAATGATACAATCGAAGGTGCTGTTACTGCTCCAGTTCCTGAACCAGCCACCATGGTTCTGCTGGGTTCCGGTCTGATCGGATTGACTCTCTATAGAAGAAAAATAAAAAAATAG
- the serC gene encoding 3-phosphoserine/phosphohydroxythreonine transaminase encodes MAEKIYNFGAGPAMLPEPVMQKIQQEWLDFQGMGVSVIEISHRSKEFIAVLDEAQSLFRELTGLPDNYRILFAHGGARMQFAALPLNFAERVSSRKCLYVESGNFAGLAAKEAKTFSDMDIIASSAATDFDRIPEVTADQIDQSAAYLHITSNNTIYGTRWNQFPETGNVPLIADMTSELLSRRIDYSQFGVVYAGLQKNLGPSGMAMVIIREDLLGYAAKQTPTLLNYTQCNKDNSLTNTTNTFAVYVIKLVLEWLKEQGGVAAIEKLNEQKAARLYQVIDGSDFYRGIAQAESRSIMNVSFKLASEELDAKFLQEADAAGLYALKGHRNVGGIRASIYNPMSMVGVEKLAKFMEEFQRKNG; translated from the coding sequence GGAGTTTCAGTTATTGAAATCAGCCATCGCTCTAAAGAATTTATTGCCGTTCTTGACGAAGCACAGTCGCTGTTCCGGGAGTTGACGGGCTTGCCGGATAATTATCGCATCCTCTTTGCTCATGGTGGCGCGCGGATGCAGTTTGCAGCTTTGCCATTGAATTTTGCTGAGCGTGTTTCTTCTCGGAAGTGCCTCTATGTGGAGAGTGGAAATTTTGCTGGATTAGCGGCAAAAGAGGCAAAAACTTTTAGTGACATGGACATTATTGCCAGCAGCGCTGCAACCGATTTTGACCGGATTCCGGAAGTTACAGCCGATCAGATTGATCAGAGCGCTGCTTACCTTCATATCACCAGCAATAACACAATTTATGGAACGCGTTGGAATCAATTCCCAGAGACAGGAAATGTGCCGTTAATTGCCGATATGACTTCGGAATTGCTTTCCCGCCGGATTGACTACAGTCAGTTCGGTGTTGTCTATGCCGGATTACAGAAAAACCTCGGCCCTTCAGGAATGGCAATGGTGATTATTCGTGAAGATCTGCTGGGTTATGCTGCTAAGCAGACACCGACATTATTGAACTATACCCAATGTAATAAAGATAACTCTCTTACAAATACCACGAACACCTTTGCGGTATACGTTATCAAGTTAGTCCTTGAATGGCTCAAAGAGCAGGGAGGCGTGGCCGCGATTGAAAAACTGAATGAACAAAAAGCTGCACGACTGTATCAGGTTATAGATGGTAGCGATTTCTATCGCGGGATAGCTCAAGCCGAATCTCGCTCAATCATGAATGTCTCATTTAAATTGGCAAGTGAAGAGCTTGATGCTAAATTTTTGCAAGAAGCTGATGCTGCTGGACTCTATGCTTTAAAGGGCCACCGGAACGTTGGTGGTATCCGCGCTTCGATCTATAATCCTATGTCGATGGTCGGGGTGGAAAAGCTGGCGAAGTTTATGGAGGAATTTCAGCGAAAGAACGGATAG